In Ochotona princeps isolate mOchPri1 chromosome 22, mOchPri1.hap1, whole genome shotgun sequence, the following are encoded in one genomic region:
- the SOX18 gene encoding transcription factor SOX-18 produces MQRSPPGFGAHDEPTARRDCAWAPGSGAAAEPRGLPAAPAAPAAPRSPPRSPPRSPESGRYGLSPAGRADRQAADESRIRRPMNAFMVWAKDERKRLAQQNPDLHNAVLSKMLGKAWKELNAAEKRPFVEEAERLRVQHLRDHPNYKYRPRRKKQARKARRLEPGLLLPGLAPPAPAPAPPSEPFPTGPGSTRAFRELPPLGAEFEGLGLPTPERSPLDGLEPGEAAFFPPPAAPEDCALRAFRAPYAPAELSRDPGACYAAPLADSLRTAAPGASLTGLYYGGLGAPGPYPGPLSPPPEAPALEGTEPLGPAADLWADVDLTEFDQYLNCSRTRPDATGLPYHVALAKLGPRAMSCPEESGLIAALSDASSAVYYSACISG; encoded by the exons ATGCAGAGATCGCCGCCCGGCTTCGGCGCACACGACGAGCCGACCGCCCGCCGCGACTGCGCGTGGGCCCCGGGCTCCGGGGCCGCCGCCGAGCCGCGCGGCctccccgccgcccccgccgcccctgCCGCGCCCCGCAGCCCGCCGCGCAGCCCGCCGCGCAGCCCCGAGTCGGGACGCTATGGCCTCAGCCCTGCGGGCCGCGCAGATCGCCAGGCGGCCGACGAGTCGCGCATTCGCCGGCCCATGAACGCCTTCATGGTGTGGGCCAAGGACGAGCGCAAGCGGCTGGCGCAGCAGAACCCGGACCTGCACAACGCGGTGCTCAGCAAGATGTTGG GCAAAGCGTGGAAGGAGCTGAACGCCGCCGAGAAGCGACCTTTCGTGGAGGAGGCGGAGCGGCTGCGTGTGCAGCACCTGCGTGATCACCCCAACTACAAGTACCGGCCGCGCCGCAAGAAACAGGCGCGCAAGGCCAGGCGGCTGGAGCCGGGCCTCCTGCTCCCGGGGCTCGCACCTCCGGCGCCGGCGCCGGCGCCGCCTTCGGAGCCCTTCCCCACGGGCCCCGGTTCAACCCGCGCTTTCCGGGAGCTGCCGCCTCTGGGCGCCGAGTTTGAAGGCTTGGGGCTGCCAACGCCCGAGCGCTCGCCGCTGGACGGCCTGGAGCCCGGCGAGGCCGCCTTCTTCCCGCCGCCTGCAGCGCCCGAGGACTGTGCGCTGCGAGCCTTTCGTGCGCCTTACGCGCCTGCGGAGCTGTCCCGAGACCCCGGCGCCTGCTACGCCGCGCCCCTGGCCGACTCGCTCAGGACCGCGGCTCCCGGAGCATCTCTCACTGGCCTTTACTACGGAGGCCTGGGCGCACCCGGCCCCTACCCCGGGCCGCTCTCGCCGCCGCCCGAGGCGCCGGCGCTGGAGGGCACCGAGCCGCTGGGCCCCGCAGCCGATCTGTGGGCCGATGTGGACCTCACTGAGTTCGACCAGTACCTCAACTGCAGCCGGACTCGGCCCGACGCCACCGGGCTTCCTTACCACGTGGCACTGGCCAAGTTGGGCCCCCGCGCCATGTCCTGCCCGGAAGAGAGCGGCCTGATTGCTGCGCTGTCGGACGCCAGCAGTGCTGTCTACTACAGCGCCTGCATCTCAGGCTAG
- the C22H20orf204 gene encoding uncharacterized protein C20orf204 homolog, with product VPTCCHLQVRPTPALWALLLALLGAKLGQAPPHTCSVPELLHHYRAIIAEDLQAAVRRGVEPGTRRPHAAQRNPASRPGRSWASCSDQEEHSILLSIASLGRALRGAVAVGHRGTLETAAWTVAVRTEAVMRRHCGLLRQQHPRPQVRVPRRRGSQRQLLLRALDAVATCWEKLFALRAAVWPTGPAPCGGLRGPRRSLEQPLGPSPRRPVKPH from the exons GTCCCAACCTGCTGTCACCTCCAGGTGCGCCCCACACCTGCGCTCTGGGCGCTCCTGCTAGCGCTGCTGGGAGCCAAGCTAGGCCAAGCTCCTCCTCACACCTGCAGTGTGCCTGAGCTGCTGCACCACTACCGGGCCATCATTGCAGAGGACCTACAGGCTGCTGTGAGGAGGGGCGTGGAGCCTGGTACCCGGCGCCCCCATGCCGCTCAGAGAAACCCAGCCTCAAGGCCAGGGCGATCCTGGGCCTCCTGCAGCGACCAGGAG GAGCACAGCATTCTCCTGTCGATTGCTTCTCTGGGCCGGGCCCTGCGCGGAGCTGTGGCCGTGGGTCACCGTGGTACCCTGGAGACAGCAGCATGGACCGTGGCAGTGCGCACGGAAGCCGTGATGAGGCGCCATTGCGGGCTCCTGCGCCAG CAGCACCCACGGCCCCAGGTGCGTGTCCCGCGGCGCCGCGGTAGCCAAAGGCAGCTCCTTCTGCGCGCGCTGGATGCCGTCGCCACCTGCTGGGAGAAGCTCTTTGCGCTGCGCGCCGCAGTCTGGCCTACCGGTCCTGCGCCCTGTGGAGGACTAAGGGGTCCGCGACGCAGTCTGGAGCAGCCTTTGGGCCCCTCTCCCAGGCGCCCAGTAAAACCTCATTAA
- the TCEA2 gene encoding transcription elongation factor A protein 2, translated as MTGKEEEIARIARRLEKMVTKKSAEGAVDLLKELKGLPVTLHLLQATRVGMSVNALRKQSSDVEVITLAKSLIKSWKKLLDASDGKARDRGRGPPLPASSSRDASEAVDPSRRRPEMPRTPSTPRITTFPPVPITCDAVRTKCREMLTAALQSDSDHVATGTDCEHLSAQIEECIFLDVGSTDMKYKNRVRSRISNLRDAKNPELRRNVLCGAITPQQIAVMTSEEMASDELKEMRKAMTKEAIREHQMARTGGTQTDLFTCSKCRKKNCTYTQVQTRSSDEPMTTFVVCNECGNRWKFC; from the exons ATGACGGGCAAGGAGGAGGAGATCGCGCGGATAGCCCGCAGGCTGGAAAAGATGGTGACCAAGAAGAGCGCG GAGGGCGCTGTGGACCTGCTGAAGGAGCTGAAGGGCTTGCCTGtcaccctgcacctgctgcag GCCACTCGTGTTGGGATGTCTGTCAACGCCTTGCGGAAGCAGAGCTCGGATGTGGAGGTCATCACGCTGGCCAAGTCCCTCATcaaatcctggaagaagctcctgg ATGCTTCTGACGGCAAAGCCAGGGATCGGGGGAGGGGCCCGCCTCTGCCTGCCTCATCCTCCAGGGATGCCTCCGAGGCTGTGGATCCCAG CCGCAGGAGGCCAGAGATGCCCAGGACACCATCCACCCCGAGGATCACCACATTCCCGCCGGTGCCCATCACCTGTGACGCTGTGCGCACCAAGTGCCGTGAGATGCTGACCGCTGCCCTGCAGTCGGACA GTGACCACGTGGCCACAGGGACAGACTGCGAGCACCTGTCAGCACAGATTGAAGAGT GCATCTTCCTGGATGTGGGGAGCACAGACATGAAGTACAAGAACCGTGTGCGCAGCCGCATCTCCAACCTCAGGGATGCCAAGAACCCCGAGCTGCGGCGGAATGTGCTGTGTGGCGCCATCACGCCCCAGCAGATCGCCGTGATGACCTCGGAG GAGATGGCCAGTGATGAGCTAAAGGAAATGCGCAAGGCCATGACGAAGGAGGCCATCCGCGAGCACCAGATGGCCCGCACAGGCGGCACACAGACGGACCTGTTCACCTGCAGCAAGTGCCGGAAGAAGAACTGCACCTACACACAG GTGCAGACCCGCAGCTCTGATGAGCCTATGACCACGTTTGTTGTCTGCAATGAGTGTGGGAACCGCTGGAAG TTCTGTTGA